From one Lemur catta isolate mLemCat1 chromosome 5, mLemCat1.pri, whole genome shotgun sequence genomic stretch:
- the LOC123638609 gene encoding max-like protein X yields MRHAGGGREGRARARRGSGRLGASLRSLKFPPLSGPRGCREDSFLPSCAKVEYAYSDNSLDPGLFVESTRKGSVVSRANSIGSTSASSVPNTDDEDSDYHQESYKESYKDRRRRAHTQAEQKRRDAIKRGYDDLQTIVPTCQQQDFSIGSQKLSKAIVLQKTIDYIQFLHKEKKKQEEEVTTLRKDVTALKIMKVNYEQIVKAHQDNPHEGEDQVSDQVKFNVFQGIMDSLFQSFNASISVASFQELSACVFSWIEEHCKPQTLREIVIGVLHQLKNQLY; encoded by the coding sequence atgcGGCACGCCGGCGGGGGGAGGGAGGGTCGGGCTCGTGCACGTAGGGGGTCCGGAAGACTAGGGGCTTCCCTCCGGTCCCTAAAGTTTCCCCCGCTCTCCGGGCCCCGGGGCTGCAGAGAAGACAGCTTTCTCCCCTCCTGTGCCAAGGTGGAGTATGCCTACAGCGACAACAGCCTAGACCCCGGGCTTTTTGTAGAAAGCACCCGCAAGGGGAGTGTAGTGTCCAGAGCTAATAGCATCGGTTCTACCAGTGCCTCTTCTGTCCCCAACACAGATGACGAGGACAGTGATTACCACCAGGAGTCCTACAAGGAGTCCTACAAGGATCGGCGGCGGCGAGCACACACTCAGGCCGAGCAGAAGAGAAGGGACGCCATCAAGAGAGGCTATGATGACCTTCAGACCATCGTCCCCACCTGCCAGCAGCAGGACTTCTCCATTGGCTCCCAAAAGCTCAGCAAAGCCATTGTTCTACAAAAGACCATTGACTACATCCAGTTTTtgcataaggaaaagaaaaagcaggaggaagaggtgaCCACGCTACGCAAGGACGTCACGGCCCTAAAGATCATGAAAGTGAACTATGAGCAGATTGTGAAGGCACACCAGGACAACCCCCATGAGGGGGAGGACCAGGTCTCCGACCAGGTCAAGTTCAACGTGTTTCAAGGCATCATGGACTCTCTGTTCCAGTCCTTCAATGCCTCCATCTCCGTGGCCAGCTTCCAGGAGCTGTCGGCCTGTGTCTTCAGCTGGATTGAGGAGCACTGTAAGCCACAGACCCTACGGGAGATCGTGATCGGAGTCCTGCACCAGTTGAAAAACCAGCTTTACTGA